In Anolis sagrei isolate rAnoSag1 chromosome 9, rAnoSag1.mat, whole genome shotgun sequence, the following proteins share a genomic window:
- the COX5A gene encoding cytochrome c oxidase subunit 5A, mitochondrial isoform X3, with protein sequence MRVLPARCYSHGSHESDEEFDARWVTYFNKPDIDAWELRKGMNTLVGYDLVPEPKIIDAALRACRRLNDFASAVRILEVVKDKAGPHKEIYPYVIQELRPTLNELGISTPEELGLDKA encoded by the exons TATTGCCCGCCCGTTGCTATTCTCATGGGTCGCATGAGTCAGATGAAGAGTTTGATGCTCGCTGGGTGACATACTTCAACAAACCAGATATTGATGCCTGGGAGCTAAGGAAAG GTATGAACACGTTGGTCGGTTATGACTTGGTTCCAGAACCAAAAATAATCGATGCTGCTTTGAGGGCATGCAGACGACTAAATGACTTTGCCAGCGCGGTCCGCATCTTAGAAGTTGTAAAG GATAAAGCAGGCCCTCACAAGGAAATATATCCATATGTTATCCAGGAACTTAGACCAACTTTGAATGAATTGGGAATCTCAACTCCAGAGGAACTCGGCCTCGACAAAGCATAA